The following are from one region of the Paraglaciecola sp. L1A13 genome:
- a CDS encoding DNA translocase FtsK — translation MARLTGIQRIMEVGMMLSCAFAFFLLLALASFNPADPSWSQAGLQGDIHNWVGAIGAWLADILFFTFGYIAYVFPFTAAFAGWFMFQQRKRISEFDYLTIGLRILGLLLALVGAAGIASLNFNDLFYFSAGGMLGDVISSSFLPYLNFAGTVLILLSLFCTGFTFLTGISWLTVVDKTGALAIAFATGAWALPKKIQEAPILRLGFNRAEKADADSTAADANSADSQPSAYSYGKARVEPKVTAFDEDKQQPSFSIPQEVLLDPEPKTDDESLISISELRDKIGFGRKKKAPEEDDANSSHNQVQDTTAKVNNTSAHNVVQVSDDVKAAAELRAVEKIEADATAAAHAPMPSFDLLQRADKIKNPITPEELEMVSRLLEEKLKDFNIDAHVVGVYPGPVITRFEMDLAPGVKVSKITGLSKDLARAMSAISVRVVEVIPGKSVIGLELPNKKRDMVRLSEVISCDAFQTAESDLTMVLGADISGKPVIVDLAKMPHLLVAGTTGSGKSVGVNVMILSLLYKSTPEDVRMIMIDPKMLELSVYEGIPHLLAEVVTDMKEAANALRWCVGEMERRYRLMSALGVRNLKGYNHKVKQAIADGQPIKDPLWKSEESMLTEAPDLEKLPAIVVIVDEFADMMMIVGKKVEELIARIAQKARAAGIHLILATQRPSVDVITGLIKANIPTRIAFQVSSKIDSRTILDQQGAEALLGMGDMLYLPPGTGVPTRVHGAFVDDHEVHAVVADWKNRGAPQYIDEILNGDASAEVLLPGEQPEGVDQEFDVFYDEAVSFVTESRRASVSSVQRKFRIGYNRAARLVEQMEQSGVVTPPGHNGNREVLAPPPPRD, via the coding sequence ATGGCAAGACTCACTGGTATCCAACGGATCATGGAAGTAGGCATGATGCTCAGTTGCGCATTTGCTTTTTTCCTGTTGCTCGCATTGGCTTCTTTTAATCCGGCAGATCCCAGCTGGAGCCAAGCTGGTTTACAAGGCGATATCCACAATTGGGTGGGTGCAATTGGCGCTTGGCTAGCTGATATTTTATTTTTTACATTCGGTTATATCGCTTATGTTTTTCCGTTCACGGCTGCTTTTGCTGGTTGGTTTATGTTCCAGCAACGTAAACGTATTTCAGAATTTGATTACCTGACCATCGGTTTACGTATTTTAGGCTTGTTACTAGCCCTTGTGGGGGCAGCAGGTATCGCAAGTCTTAACTTTAACGATTTATTTTATTTTTCAGCGGGCGGTATGCTGGGTGATGTGATCAGTTCTTCGTTTCTTCCTTATCTCAATTTCGCCGGGACTGTGCTAATTTTATTAAGTTTATTCTGTACTGGCTTTACGTTCCTGACCGGTATTTCTTGGTTGACCGTGGTGGATAAAACAGGGGCTTTGGCAATTGCGTTTGCGACGGGCGCATGGGCCTTGCCCAAGAAAATCCAAGAAGCACCTATCTTACGTCTTGGCTTCAATCGGGCTGAAAAAGCAGATGCGGACAGTACAGCGGCGGATGCCAATAGTGCAGATAGCCAACCATCGGCTTATAGTTATGGCAAAGCGCGCGTTGAGCCTAAAGTGACCGCCTTTGATGAAGACAAGCAGCAACCAAGTTTTAGTATTCCCCAAGAGGTGTTGCTAGATCCAGAACCTAAGACGGATGACGAAAGCCTTATCTCTATCAGTGAACTTCGCGATAAAATCGGTTTTGGACGCAAAAAGAAAGCGCCGGAAGAAGACGATGCAAATTCCTCTCACAACCAAGTTCAAGATACTACTGCAAAAGTGAATAACACCAGTGCTCATAATGTTGTGCAAGTGTCTGATGATGTTAAAGCCGCCGCTGAGTTACGAGCAGTTGAAAAAATCGAAGCTGATGCTACAGCCGCTGCACACGCGCCAATGCCTTCTTTTGATTTGCTGCAACGTGCAGACAAAATAAAAAATCCAATAACACCAGAAGAACTAGAGATGGTTTCTCGATTACTGGAAGAGAAACTCAAAGATTTTAATATTGATGCTCATGTAGTAGGGGTATATCCAGGTCCCGTTATCACCCGTTTTGAAATGGACTTAGCGCCGGGCGTTAAAGTTAGTAAAATAACAGGTTTATCGAAAGATCTAGCTCGAGCGATGTCTGCTATTTCAGTGCGAGTGGTAGAGGTTATTCCAGGTAAATCAGTTATCGGTTTGGAATTACCAAACAAAAAACGCGATATGGTGCGTTTAAGTGAAGTGATAAGTTGCGACGCCTTTCAAACCGCTGAATCTGATTTAACGATGGTATTAGGTGCGGATATTTCGGGCAAACCAGTTATTGTTGATTTGGCTAAGATGCCACATTTATTGGTCGCGGGTACCACAGGCTCAGGTAAGTCTGTTGGGGTTAACGTGATGATCTTAAGTTTATTATACAAATCTACGCCTGAAGACGTGCGTATGATCATGATTGACCCGAAAATGCTTGAGTTATCGGTATATGAGGGGATCCCACATTTGTTAGCTGAAGTCGTTACCGACATGAAAGAAGCGGCCAACGCGTTGCGTTGGTGCGTAGGGGAAATGGAGCGTCGCTATCGTTTGATGTCTGCATTGGGTGTTCGTAACCTTAAAGGCTATAATCATAAAGTTAAGCAAGCCATAGCAGACGGTCAACCCATAAAAGATCCACTTTGGAAGTCAGAAGAGAGCATGCTTACCGAAGCGCCTGATTTGGAAAAACTACCTGCGATAGTGGTTATCGTAGATGAGTTTGCCGATATGATGATGATTGTAGGCAAAAAAGTGGAAGAACTGATCGCTCGAATTGCGCAAAAGGCCCGAGCGGCAGGTATACATTTAATCCTCGCAACACAGCGGCCTTCAGTTGATGTAATCACTGGCTTGATTAAAGCCAATATACCCACGCGTATCGCTTTTCAAGTATCTTCTAAGATTGACTCTCGCACCATACTCGATCAACAAGGTGCTGAAGCATTATTAGGTATGGGAGACATGCTGTATTTACCACCCGGTACGGGTGTACCAACGCGTGTTCATGGCGCATTTGTTGATGATCACGAAGTGCATGCAGTTGTTGCCGATTGGAAAAACCGCGGAGCGCCGCAATATATCGATGAAATATTAAATGGGGATGCTAGCGCAGAGGTTTTACTCCCGGGTGAACAGCCTGAAGGGGTTGACCAAGAATTTGATGTATTTTACGACGAAGCCGTGTCTTTTGTGACTGAATCACGCAGAGCGTCGGTATCCAGTGTGCAGCGAAAATTCAGAATTGGTTACAATCGAGCAGCGCGTCTTGTCGAACAAATGGAACAGAGTGGTGTCGTAACACCGCCTGGCCACAACGGTAATCGAGAGGTGCTTGCGCCTCCTCCACCAAGAGATTAA
- the lrp gene encoding leucine-responsive transcriptional regulator Lrp gives MLIKTPKHLDRIDRNILSELQKNGRLSNIDLATKVGLSASPCLERVKRLENQGYILGYHAKVDPHKLGAAMLVFVEITLVKTSPDIFELFSAAVKQHEDIQECHLVSGNFDFLLKARVADMSTYRKLLGDTLLRLPGVNESRTYVVMEEVKDTTIVKINQR, from the coding sequence ATGCTGATAAAAACGCCAAAACATCTCGATCGAATTGATCGTAATATTTTAAGTGAACTACAAAAGAACGGAAGATTATCTAATATAGACCTAGCAACCAAAGTTGGACTTAGTGCAAGTCCTTGTTTAGAAAGGGTTAAGCGTTTAGAAAACCAAGGTTATATATTGGGCTACCACGCTAAAGTTGATCCCCATAAACTGGGTGCCGCGATGCTGGTATTTGTTGAAATTACATTAGTAAAAACATCGCCAGATATTTTTGAGCTATTTTCTGCTGCCGTGAAGCAGCACGAAGATATTCAAGAGTGTCATTTGGTGTCTGGAAATTTCGACTTTTTGCTTAAGGCTAGAGTTGCCGATATGTCGACTTATCGAAAGTTACTCGGTGATACGCTGTTACGATTACCTGGAGTTAACGAGTCGAGAACTTATGTGGTTATGGAAGAAGTAAAAGACACCACCATAGTGAAAATTAATCAACGTTGA
- the ald gene encoding alanine dehydrogenase — translation MLIGVPKEIKNHEYRVGLTPAAVKEFIIHGHQVLVQDDAGTSIGFPNEEYIAAGAEIAPDAATVFAKAEMIIKVKEPQEIECKMLRKGQTLYTYLHLAPDAKQTQLLIESGATCIAYETVTDNRNALPLLAPMSEVAGRMAVQAGAHYLEKAQGGSGTLLGGVPGVAPGKVLIIGGGVVGTNSAKMALGLGADVTILDRSLPRLRELDDIFDGRVKTVFSTVDAIEHYSSKADLVVGAVLVPGATAPKLLTAEHVKNMKEGSVVVDVAIDQGGCFETSKATTHQDPVYIVDGVVHYCVANMPGGVARTSTMALNNATLPFGLALANKGPKQAMLDDAHLLNGLNVHEGKVTYKAVVDALGKSLGLTYTDPKTALNA, via the coding sequence ATGCTAATTGGTGTACCGAAAGAAATTAAAAATCATGAATACCGTGTAGGATTAACGCCTGCAGCAGTAAAAGAATTTATTATTCACGGCCATCAAGTGTTGGTCCAAGATGATGCTGGTACGTCAATTGGCTTTCCGAACGAAGAATATATTGCAGCGGGTGCAGAAATTGCACCTGATGCAGCGACCGTTTTCGCAAAAGCTGAAATGATCATCAAGGTTAAAGAACCTCAAGAAATTGAATGTAAAATGTTACGCAAAGGCCAAACATTATATACCTATTTGCACCTTGCTCCTGATGCAAAACAAACTCAGTTATTAATTGAATCCGGTGCCACTTGTATCGCGTACGAAACCGTAACCGATAACCGCAACGCATTGCCTCTATTGGCACCGATGAGCGAAGTAGCTGGACGTATGGCCGTTCAAGCAGGCGCACATTATTTAGAAAAAGCGCAAGGCGGTAGCGGTACGTTACTCGGTGGCGTACCTGGTGTTGCGCCTGGTAAAGTGCTTATTATCGGTGGTGGTGTGGTCGGTACAAACTCCGCTAAAATGGCTTTAGGCTTAGGCGCTGATGTGACTATTTTAGACCGTTCTTTACCGCGTTTACGTGAATTAGATGACATTTTTGACGGTCGTGTTAAGACGGTATTTTCTACTGTTGATGCAATTGAGCATTACTCCTCTAAGGCTGATTTAGTGGTGGGCGCTGTATTGGTGCCAGGCGCTACCGCACCTAAATTGCTAACCGCTGAACATGTTAAGAACATGAAAGAAGGTTCGGTTGTAGTAGATGTAGCAATCGATCAAGGCGGTTGTTTCGAAACATCAAAAGCAACGACTCATCAAGATCCCGTTTACATCGTAGATGGTGTTGTACACTACTGCGTGGCGAACATGCCAGGCGGCGTAGCACGCACTTCAACTATGGCATTAAACAACGCCACCCTACCCTTCGGACTTGCACTTGCAAATAAAGGACCGAAGCAGGCTATGTTAGATGACGCTCATCTATTAAACGGTTTGAATGTACATGAAGGCAAAGTGACTTATAAAGCGGTTGTTGATGCGTTAGGAAAATCTTTAGGCTTGACTTACACCGACCCGAAAACAGCCTTAAACGCTTAA
- the pyrF gene encoding orotidine-5'-phosphate decarboxylase has protein sequence MQDPKVVIALDFDVKKEALDFVDKIDPSQCRIKVGKEMFTYFGPEFVRTLVAKKFDVFLDLKFHDIPNTVAKACIAAADLGVWMVNVHASGGEKMMSYAKDALLQFGSDKPHLIAVTVLTSMDQHQLKQIGIDSTPMEHVLKLASLTKQAGLDGVVCSAQEAEVLKQTLGKDFMLVTPGIRPIGSDVGDQKRVMTPQEAIRVGVDYMVIGRPITQAADPVAALKSINASII, from the coding sequence ATGCAAGATCCTAAAGTGGTTATCGCCCTCGATTTTGATGTAAAAAAAGAAGCGTTAGATTTTGTAGATAAAATAGACCCGTCTCAGTGTCGCATAAAAGTAGGCAAAGAAATGTTCACCTATTTTGGTCCTGAATTTGTTCGAACCTTAGTCGCTAAAAAATTTGATGTATTCCTCGACCTTAAATTTCATGATATCCCTAATACCGTTGCTAAGGCTTGTATTGCGGCAGCTGATTTAGGTGTATGGATGGTTAACGTGCATGCATCTGGCGGTGAGAAAATGATGTCATATGCAAAAGATGCATTGCTTCAATTTGGATCTGACAAACCTCATCTTATTGCTGTAACAGTATTAACGAGTATGGACCAACACCAATTGAAACAAATTGGCATTGATTCAACTCCTATGGAACATGTGCTAAAACTTGCCTCATTGACTAAGCAGGCTGGCTTAGACGGCGTTGTATGCTCTGCTCAAGAGGCTGAAGTATTAAAACAAACCTTGGGCAAAGATTTTATGTTAGTAACGCCAGGTATTCGTCCAATAGGTTCAGATGTGGGAGATCAAAAGAGAGTGATGACACCTCAGGAAGCTATACGGGTTGGGGTGGATTATATGGTGATTGGTCGCCCGATAACTCAAGCAGCAGACCCCGTTGCAGCCTTAAAATCGATAAATGCTTCCATCATTTAG